The genomic stretch ATCCATTGCAGTTTGATGACGAAGAAGATTAAATCAAACAAAAGTTTGGTTATAGAGTTTGTACAAAATCAATTTGGCCATTTATGCTTATCAGAACTAAACTATGCAGTAGAGTCCAGGAAAAAATTGTCTTTTATATGCATGATACTTGTGCAATTAACAATGGCGTCAATGCAAACATGCTTGCATTCCAATCATGTTAAACAACATTTTCTTCAGTCAAATTACGGACAAGATTCCACAATTCACAATTCATCCCCTACATTATCGTCTCAATACCAAACATCAAGATGTGAAATCCGAGATTTGCAGATTGTTGGTGGCTGTAAGTTTCTTTGATTAGTAATTAGGGTATAAGTCTTATGATTCCAATTGAAATTACTTTCTTATCCTTACTATTTTGGCGCAAAAATTAAATAGATAATTCATTTTGCATTTAAATTTAACAAAGATTTTTAAGAAATTAGGACCTCATTTTACAATTTTACCTATAATCTCAAAATATTTAAGACGGATCATTCATCAAACGTAAAATATTGCAATTTAAATTCGACCTCCTCCTAACTACGGCTCCATTTCCATGTCAACTCGTAACTTGTACAGGGGAGTTCTTTAGAAGGAATAGGCCGTCTCAAATGAAATTTTGTGTTACAACTTACtagctaggtagcacggacacttctcctaatcagccgtcccgtgtcagacaccgtgtcggacaccgacactcctcGGACACACGTCGAAACGTGTCAGACacctataaagccgtgtctaactttctacatttattcgggcacgtgtccgacgtgtgtccatggtatttcggccgtgtccgacgcgtgtccatgacatttggacatcatttggggtgaatgatgttctttatGCATGAAATGAGCtatcgaaagatattgattaaAAGATTCGTTTGGATGGtaaatgaaaatgagttataataaAGGGCAAGTTTtagcttcacttatttaaatttaatatcaaatacttttataaaaataaaatcgaacatttataattataaaatatatattttattaaatttaaataacgtgtccgtGTCCCTAAATTTCAGGATCTGGTCCCGGTCTTATTAAAATTAATCGTGTCCGTATCCTGTCCGTCCCCGCCTCGTGTCTGTctgttttggtgctacctagcttaCTAGTAcaacaattttcaactttttgccgACAATACACTTTTGTCATTCACGTTATAAAAATTTGCCACTCCTTTTCACTGTCTCTCCAAATCTTCCTGGATTGGGTCACCAAATTTATCCTCCGATATTTTCTCTCTCTTCAAATCGCCTCGCATCGTTAATGGCGATTACTGGTAATAATTCTCTATCCAGTAATTAAATTTAGATTAGATTCAGTCATACTCATGTTATTCGATTGTACGGAAtgatttttgagtttttgatTCATCGGATTATTTTCAGTGTTTTCTTTCTGTTTTTTCAATTTTAGTTTCAATTTTTAATGCTAATTGCGGATTTGTTGTGTGACTGAGATTAAAATTGATGAAATTCGTATCGAAATTGTGGaaattgttgaattttgagcacgATTAATAAGTTAAGTTAGATGAACTTTGTAGATTGAGTAGATCGCCGAGTACTTTACGACGATAAGTTTATAACAGGTAGAAGTTTTGAAAATGCGATATGTAATCGGTATTGTAATACTTTAACTTCAAATTTGTTAGTAAACGTTGTTTATAAATTGCTGACAGAAGCTTGTATGCTGTTTGAGTGTGGTTTGGTTATGTTGTTGGCATCGATGAAACCAGTAGTGCTGCTGCAGGTCTTATTTGTTGGGAGAAGAAGAAGATATTCATGATTCGGTTTTGTCGTCTCTTTTAAAGTTATACTAACATTTATGTCATGGATTACTATTTCCAATTGCAGATATTGGTGAACCAATCTTGGAGAAAGATAGCGCGCAATCTGAAATATAGATACTTTACAAACTAAATCGTTGGCAGTGGTGGCTTTTGATGGGTCTCAATGTTGTTTTCCTAGTTGCTGGACCAACTGCTGCTGTAATTTTAGGAAGATTTTATTATGATCAGGGTGGATCTACCACATTTATGTCCACCTTTGTTCAGACCGCGGGTTTTTCTATCCTTTTTGTTCCGCTTCTGCTACTTCCACCCTCCCCTGGTTCTCCAACCCCTTCAGACACTTTATCTGGAAAGTACGTATGCTTAATCTACACTGCTCTAGGAGTACTTCTCGCTGTTGATAACTATTTGTACTCAATGGGGCTCTTGTATCTTTCAGCCTCTGCATATTCTCTCATTTGCGCTACCCAATTGGTTTCCAATGCTATCTTTGCTTTCTTTATCAATTCGCAGAAGTTCGCCCAGTTGATTCTTATTGTTACTTTACTTGGGGTATACAGGGATTCTGATGCACCTGAAGGAGTAACTTAGTCACAGTACGTCATCGGATTTGTGTGCGCTCTCGAGGCATCAGCTATATATTTGCTGTTGCTTTCACTAATGCAGCTTACGTTTGTAAAGGCACTCAAGAAAGAAACATTTGGTGTAGTCCTAGAGATGCAAATCTACACTTCAATAGTTGCTAGTGTAGCTTCTGTCGCCGGGCTCATTGTGAGTGGACAGTTGAGTAGTTTGTTGGAAGAAATGGATAATTTCCATGCTGGGAAAGTTTCATATGTGATGACTCTGGTCTGGACAGATGTATGCTGGCAGGTGGCCTCCGTTGGTGTCGTGGGGTTGATCTTTCTGGTGCCGTCTTTGTTTTCGAATGTCATCAGTACTGTGGCTTTGGCAGTTGCCCCTATCGCCTCTGTGATAGTTTTTCATGATAAGATGAATGATGTCAAAATAATTGCCATGTTACTGGCACTCTTTGGATTCGCCTGTTACATATATCAGAACTACATTGATGAGTCTAGCACAACACAATCAAGGAGACAAATCGAAGCTACTACACTAGAGTTGATTCGTGTTAAACAGTTGTTCAATTAGTTGCTATACTAAAGTGAAGTAGGTTTCTCAGGTTCCCGAATGGTCATTGCCCTGGTATGCTCCCGATTCAACCCACATTCATTCACACTTCAcagttgtttcaaatttgtgttaATGAACTTACACTCCATTGTAAAGTAAAATGATCACAGCATTTGTTAGCTCAGAAGTTGGAGTCCTAGACACTTTTGCTGGAAGTTTGGGGTTTTTAAAgtgcatcaaaacacaaagttAGTTACATATACAAATTCTCATATATAAGACGGGGTTCTACACAAGCATTTGTTTGCtgtaggaaaaaaaaaaaaaaaaaaaaaaaaaggaaatttggTGTCAAGAATTATACTCGTAATAAAATTCAGTTGCATTCATTTTTGTGACACATTCCAAAAAGGCAAAACTTGGTATGGTagttataattatataaatatcCGGTTTTGTTATTAATAATCcagttttctttattttttcctTTCATTCTCTGTTTAATTACCATACCACCCAAGAAACCTGAAATATAAATACAACCAAAGCCTTTTCACCCTGAACACAAAATTTGTATACCAAGTCTATACAATAACAGAGAGAGGAAGATTAAATTGTGTTACCCTAAGTTGTTCAAGAAACTACATTTCCCTTTCTTTAACCCAAATCACACCCTAATTCCTAAGAAAAACAAGCATTAATGGCAGAAACAGATATTGCTGGTCCATCAAATGTTCCATCTTCAGAAAATGTTACTACTGATCATGAAGCAGAAGAGCCTAAGAAAGATAAACAAGCACTAATGGCGGAAACAGAAATTGCTGGTCCATCAAATGCTCCATTTTCAGAAAATGTTACTAATGATCCAGAAGCAGGAATGGTGGAAACAGAAGCAGAAGAGCTTAAGAAGGAGTTACAGAGGCTTGTCATGGAAGTCATTGGAGGTAATCAAGAAGATAATGATGGTAATAAGGTTGATCATGGGGTTGGTAATATCAACAAGGCAATTAAGGCACTAACTGCACTCAAAGAGTTGTATTTGGGGGAGAAAAAGCGGcaactttctttgctttatgatCACTTGGACGTTCCTGTCGAATTCCGTTGTCCGATTTCCAAAGAAATGATGAGAGACCCTGTTGTTTTGTCTACTGGCCAGGTAAATTCATTCTTAATTGGGTTGATTTCTGGGCATTTCTTGATTTTCCAGTCTTTCTTGCACTTTAATTCTCTGGGTATAATTGATATTTGTATTTGAATTGTATATAGTTCATGTTTTTTTTAAGATATGAAATGTCAATGCCTGTTTTTGTTAGCTTTCTTGTTTTGGCGGTATTGGCATATTTTTGAAATTTCCTGCGTAGagttttgttgtgttgttgaaCTGAAAAATTCTACTAGGCAGTGTTCCTCCCCGAATTTCTTGGATTCTTTCTTTTTGTCAAATGTTGCTCTCGTTGATTTCTTTAAACCATTCTAGTTATTAGCGATCATCAATATTTGAGAATTATATGATATTTCACCTTATTTTTCATTGTTTTGGCCTAAGCATTAGGGAATTATGTACTGTTGAACTTGCAAATGTTGCGGGACATTAGAAATGTCACAAAATGGTCCTGCATTGAGTAGTTAGTTGTTATTATCAGTTATACTGAAGAATGGGACTGGTGTGAACTAAGGGAATGATATCAGTTAAAAGAGTTGGAATGTTTGTTTCCACATGTCCAAATGCTCAAAACAAAAGCATTAAGTAGAAAAAATATGAAATTTTGTGCAATGTAGATTGAGGAACTTCTTTTCTTGGAAATTGGAAATTCTGCATCATATGTTATGTTTCTTGAAATGTAATCATGCTTGTTAAGAGTCGAGGGAAAGTGATGAATCACTGTGATTTGTTAACATGCTTAGGAAATTATCAGATTAGATTCATAATCAATAAGTAGTAAAGCTTATGATTCGTGACTATGGCTTTATGGTTAGCAGCGTTCTATGATCCCCTATGTTAATTAATGAATGTCGATAACCAACACAATAACTTAATCTTAACTTCCGATTTATAGTTCTGTTATTATCTATTGGATTTTGATATTGGCACTTCATATTGCTTCTTTCCCCTGTTATCATCATACATTTCTGCTTTAAGGCATGGCATTCAATTTGGCAGTAAAATGATTGGCACTCTAGATTGTGTGTTTTGTACTTCTGTATTTCTCAATCAAACAGAGTGTGGTCTTAAAATCTTGTGATAACGAAAGTGTTTTAACATTGGCAGACATATGACCGGCCATCCATTTACAAGTGGTTGAAAGATGTCCACCAAATGTGTCCTCAGACCAGGCAAGTCCTTTCTCGCGCTGTCCTCACTCCGAATCATCTAGTCTGGGACCTAATACAAGAGTGGTGCAAATCTAATGACATCCAACTCCCACCTCCTATTAAGGACCTTGAGGAAGAAGTGGTGGTAACCAATTCAGATGAAGACCATTTAAATGGACTTCTTCATAAACTCTCAACTCTTTCTGACCTAAAGGAAGCTGCAAAAGAGATCCGTTTATTGACCAAGTCAAAACATTCTATTCGCCCTTATTTTAGGGAATCTGCTGATGCCATCCCACAATTGCTCAGCCCACTCTCACTCCTAAAAAATATCTATGACCATCCTGATCTTCAAGAGGACCTCGTAACAGTTCTGTTTAACATCTCCTTAGATGATGGAAATATAAAGATAGTCAGTGAGCATCCCCTCGTAATTCCATTACTAATTGATTCTTTGACGTGTGGGAACATTGATACACGGGCTAATGCTGCTTTTGCTTTGTACCAACTGTCTTCCCTCGACTCGAACAAAAAACTGATTGGGGAAGCGGGTGCTTTAAAGCCTTTGATTAACCTAATAGTGGAAGATCATGACCATCCATCAGCCACGAGTGATTCAGTGTTAGCAATCTTTCAACTATGTGATTTGGCAGAGAACAAGAGAAGGCTGGTCAGTGGTGGGGCGGTTAGACTGATTTTACAGAAGATGCAGAATGGGGGTCACGTTGACAGGCTGTTAAAAATTCTGGCTTTGCTGGCAACACATCCGGATGCGATTAACGAGCTTGTGGAGCTCAGGGCAGTCAAGTTCTTGCTTGGAATCATTAGGGAGAGCACGCAGGATCGTACTAAAGAGAATGGTATAGCTATTGTATTATTAATGTGCAAGAAAAATCGTGCTGTGCTAGAGGAGGTTGGAGAAGAGGAGAGAGCACATGGTACGATCTCAAAGCTGGCGGAAGAGGGAAATGAAAGAGCGAAAAAGAAAGCTGATAGTGTATGGGACTGGCTTTTTGATGCTGCCCTTTCTTGAAGATTCTGCGAAAGACGGTACATGAGGCTTCATCATTGATCAATTGCTAATAGATCTCATCTTATACTTCCATCAATTCCTATTTCGAGGCTGGTAAGAGTGCAAGTTCTTGTCCCAGTTGTTCTTTCCCTTATTGTTTAGCAATAATGCTTACTAATTTTGGTTTAAATTGGTCTCAAATAACAAACGTTATAGCTTTGGTGAGTTACATATAGTCATAACTCATACAGTAGATTACTAGTAAATACGGTTACAGTTCTGGAAATACGGAGAACTCGCTTGTATAAGAGTTTCGTACTCTTTGGCTTTCGTATTCAATACTACCTTACAGAATTTCGTAAATGTGTCTTGTTTATGTTTTGTGCCTCGATTAATTGTGATAAATGTGTAATATACTACATACATTCTGTCATACCGTACCATATAGGGATaaacttcttttcaagttgaagGTTATGGATTGAAATAAGAAGTCGGAATTTGACGACTTCAACCTGACAACAAATATTTACTTGAACTATAGGATTTAGGAAGCATAACCTGATATGGCGAACCGTATCAGAGCTTGAGTTAGTTAATCCTGAATATTATACGGCTTTGATATAATTGCAACAAATTCTTATGCTCCGTATAAAACTGTATTTGGCAACTCTCTGGTAGGATCGT from Silene latifolia isolate original U9 population chromosome 5, ASM4854445v1, whole genome shotgun sequence encodes the following:
- the LOC141655613 gene encoding putative purine permease 11: MASMQTCLHSNHVKQHFLQSNYGQDSTIHNSSPTLSSQYQTSRCEIRDLQIVGGLNVVYKLLTEACMLFECGLVMLLASMKPVVLLQWWLLMGLNVVFLVAGPTAAVILGRFYYDQGGSTTFMSTFVQTAGFSILFVPLLLLPPSPGSPTPSDTLSGKYVCLIYTALGVLLAVDNYLYSMGLLYLSASAYSLICATQLVSNAIFAFFINSQKFAQLILIVTLLGVYRDSDAPEGLTFVKALKKETFGVVLEMQIYTSIVASVASVAGLIVSGQLSSLLEEMDNFHAGKVSYVMTLVWTDVCWQVASVGVVGLIFLVPSLFSNVISTVALAVAPIASVIVFHDKMNDVKIIAMLLALFGFACYIYQNYIDESSTTQSRRQIEATTLELIRVKQLFN
- the LOC141657630 gene encoding U-box domain-containing protein 9-like isoform X1 encodes the protein MAETDIAGPSNVPSSENVTTDHEAEEPKKDKQALMAETEIAGPSNAPFSENVTNDPEAGMVETEAEELKKELQRLVMEVIGGNQEDNDGNKVDHGVGNINKAIKALTALKELYLGEKKRQLSLLYDHLDVPVEFRCPISKEMMRDPVVLSTGQTYDRPSIYKWLKDVHQMCPQTRQVLSRAVLTPNHLVWDLIQEWCKSNDIQLPPPIKDLEEEVVVTNSDEDHLNGLLHKLSTLSDLKEAAKEIRLLTKSKHSIRPYFRESADAIPQLLSPLSLLKNIYDHPDLQEDLVTVLFNISLDDGNIKIVSEHPLVIPLLIDSLTCGNIDTRANAAFALYQLSSLDSNKKLIGEAGALKPLINLIVEDHDHPSATSDSVLAIFQLCDLAENKRRLVSGGAVRLILQKMQNGGHVDRLLKILALLATHPDAINELVELRAVKFLLGIIRESTQDRTKENGIAIVLLMCKKNRAVLEEVGEEERAHGTISKLAEEGNERAKKKADSVWDWLFDAALS
- the LOC141657630 gene encoding U-box domain-containing protein 9-like isoform X2; protein product: MAETEIAGPSNAPFSENVTNDPEAGMVETEAEELKKELQRLVMEVIGGNQEDNDGNKVDHGVGNINKAIKALTALKELYLGEKKRQLSLLYDHLDVPVEFRCPISKEMMRDPVVLSTGQTYDRPSIYKWLKDVHQMCPQTRQVLSRAVLTPNHLVWDLIQEWCKSNDIQLPPPIKDLEEEVVVTNSDEDHLNGLLHKLSTLSDLKEAAKEIRLLTKSKHSIRPYFRESADAIPQLLSPLSLLKNIYDHPDLQEDLVTVLFNISLDDGNIKIVSEHPLVIPLLIDSLTCGNIDTRANAAFALYQLSSLDSNKKLIGEAGALKPLINLIVEDHDHPSATSDSVLAIFQLCDLAENKRRLVSGGAVRLILQKMQNGGHVDRLLKILALLATHPDAINELVELRAVKFLLGIIRESTQDRTKENGIAIVLLMCKKNRAVLEEVGEEERAHGTISKLAEEGNERAKKKADSVWDWLFDAALS